A single genomic interval of Camelina sativa cultivar DH55 chromosome 11, Cs, whole genome shotgun sequence harbors:
- the LOC104724956 gene encoding DNA repair protein REV1: MNAEILGNHDIEEKEVTSEIQSTTNLHSASDNKSVHVNGKNDGKSIATVAGSSTRRHSTLEDPNFVENYFKNSRLHFIGTWRNRYRKRFHGSSNGLKWADSGQNAAEIAKKSTIIHIDLDCFFVSVVIKNRLELHDKPVAVCHSDNPKGTAEISSANYPARAYGVKAGMFVRHAKDLCPQLVIVPYNFEAYEEVADQFYDILHRHCRKVQALSCDEAFLDVSDLSDVEPEFLASTIRNEILETTGCSASAGIGGTMLMARLATRVAKPAGQLYISAEKVEDFLDQLPVGTLPGVGSVLKEKLVKQNIQTCGQLRLISKDSLQKDFGVKTGEMLWSYSRGLDLRSVTAVQESKSIGAEVNWGVRFRDQQDVQHFLQCLCKEVSLRLQGCEMIGRTFTLKIKKRKKDAEEPTKYMGCGDCDNMSRSITVPAATDDVEVLQRISKNLFGSFCLDVKEVRGVGLQVSKLDSADLSNKGSRTLKSWLSSAPASVHIEQDDNVFSAAVRENSDYNRHATGGVSRLQESESAESSIQSGDTNSSLPPMCHLDMEVLENLPPELLSELDGTYGGKLYELIEKKRGKRKINSSSPHISLDGTAAGIKELKSIPVKIHGLSTSGEKEYKEPFVPHSSIARTSNQGTIEMTDLMPSSLSQVDVSVLQELPEELRADVLGAYPAHRRQQSSSDVPVETCKKQDEEPIDIKGTENEIGFSCSSLWFGNPPLWTEKFKVSGNCTLEFFSEIYYKVAQSRPMLSPVLQQAISEIGIFHDASANELDKAIYDVCELLKQYIKLKVEGDIEEIYLCFRLLKRLAARSQLFLQAYEIMSPFVQASISEHYGGSLSIP; this comes from the exons ATGAATGCAGAAATACTTGGTAATCATgacatagaagaaaaagaagttacaAGTGAAATTCAATCCACTACCAATCTTCATTCCGCTTCAGACAACAAGTCCGTTCATGTAAATGGGAAGAATGATGGCAAATCGATTGCAACCGTTGCTGGATCTTCTACAAGGCGTCATTCAACTCTCGAGGATCCCAATTTCGTGGAAAACTACTTTAAG AATTCAAGGCTGCATTTTATTGGAACATGGAGAAACAGGTACCGTAAAAGATTTCATGGCTCTTCCAATGGACTGAAATGGGCAGATTCTGGTCAGAATGCAGCTGAAATAGCCAAGAAGTCAACCATTATCCACATTGATTTG GATTGCTTCTTTGTGTCAGTGGTAATCAAGAACCGTCTTGAATTACACGACAAGCCAGTAGCTGTATGTCACTCTGATAACCCGAAAGGAACGGCTGAAATTTCCTCTGCAAATTATCCAGCTCGGGCTTATG GAGTGAAGGCAGGTATGTTTGTAAGACATGCAAAAGACCTTTGTCCCCAGCTTGTTATTGTTCCTTACAACTTTGAAGCCTATGAAGAG GTAGCTGATCAGTTTTATGACATCTTGCATAGGCATTGCAGAAAAGTCCAG GCACTAAGCTGCGATGAAGCGTTTTTAGATGTCTCTGATTTGAGCGATGTAGAACCCGAATTTTTAGCCTCGACAATAAGGAATGAGATCCTTGAGACTACTGGATGCAGCGCAAGTGCTGGGATAGGTGGTACTATGCTAATGGCTCGTCTTGCTACCAGAGTTGCTAAACCAGCCGGCCAACTATATATCTCTGCTGAGAAG GTAGAGGATTTCTTGGATCAGCTTCCAGTCGGGACACTACCTGGTGTAGGTTCTGTGTTGAAGGAAAAGCTGGTGAAGCAAAATATTCAAACATGTGGGCAGTTACGTTTGATTTCCAAG GAttctcttcaaaaggattttgGGGTGAAAACTGGCGAGATGCTTTGGAGTTATAGCAGAGGTCTAGACCTACGGTCAGTTACAGCGGTGCAG GAGAGTAAGTCCATAGGGGCTGAAGTGAACTGGGGTGTGCGGTTTAGAGATCAGCAAGAT GTTCAACACTTCCTCCAATGCCTGTGCAAAGAAGTTTCTTTGCGTCTGCAAGGATGTGAAATGATAGGACGCACTTTTACTCTTAAG ataaaaaagagaaaaaaagatgctGAAGAACCTACCAAGTATATGGGTTGTGGAGACTGTGACAATATGAGTCGCTCCATCACT GTCCCTGCTGCTACAGATGACGTAGAAGTTCTGCAGAGGATTTCGAAGAACTTGTTTGGGTCATTTTGTTTGG ATGTTAAGGAAGTTCGTGGGGTTGGGCTTCAGGTTTCTAAGCTTGACAGTGCAGATCTTTCTAATAAAG GTTCAAGGACTCTGAAATCATGGCTCAGCTCTGCGCCTGCATCTGTCCATATAGAACAAGATGATAATGTTTTTTCTGCAGCAGTCAGGGAAAACTCAG ATTATAATAGGCATGCTACTGGTGGAGTTTCTAGACTCCAAGAATCTGAATCAGCAGAATCTTCAATTCAGTCAGGTGATACGAATTCATCCTTACCACCCATGTGTCATCTTGACATGGAAGTTCTAGAGAATCTTCCTCCAGAGCTCCTTTCAGAATTAGATGGAACCTACGGAGGGAAGCTGTATGAGTTGATTGAGAAAAAACGAGGCAAAAGAAAGATCAACAGCAGTTCTCCACATATCTCCTTGGATG GCACTGCTGCTGGCATTAAGGAATTAAAATCTATCCCAGTTAAGATACATGGCTTGAGCACCTCTGGAGAAAAG GAATATAAAGAACCGTTTGTGCCGCATTCTTCCATTGCCAGAACATCTAATCAGGGTACAATAGAAATGACTGATTTGATGCCTTCATCCCTTAGTCAAGTCGACGTCTCTGTGTTACAAGAATTACCTGAAGAGTTAAGAGCTGATGTATTAGGAGCATATCCTGCCCACAGGAGACAACAGTCATCATCAGATGTTCCCGTGGAGACTTGTAAGAAACAAGATGAGGAACCAATAGATATAAAGGGCACTGAGAATGAGATTGGATTCTCATGTAGCTCTCTCTGGTTTGGAAATCCTCCTCTTTGGACAGAGAAGTTCAAAGTTAGTGGCAATTGTACTTTGGAATTTTTTTCAGAGATATACTACAAGGTTGCTCAGTCAAGGCCTATGTTATCCCCGGTCCTGCAACAGGCTATTTCAGAAATCGGGATTTTTCACGATGCAAGTGCCAATGAATTGGACAAAGCTATTTACGATGTGTGTGAACTTCTTAAACAGTACATTAAGCTCAAAGTAGAAGGTGATATTGAGGAGATATATCTCTGTTTCCGCCTTCTGAAAAG ATTAGCAGCAAGGAGCCAACTTTTCCTACAAGCCTATGAGATAATGTCTCCCTTTGTTCAG GCCTCGATCAGTGAACACTATGGAGGAAGCTTGAGTATACCATGA
- the LOC109127387 gene encoding DNA repair protein REV1-like yields MKRSVGSNSSNNRGSGSNKKAKKKNPSNQKTLGAAWGAASSRSSFRSSPFSDFGSYMEVKNRKLQNQFETEASASSHGVSGSEKLIFQGVSIFVDGFTFPSHQELKGYMMKYGGRFENYFSRRSVTHIICSNLPDSKVKNLRAFSRGLPVVKPTWIVDSISANRLLGWVPYQLDQLNDTQPKLSAFFAPRSHLTPQMASLVTSCQPDTGYSEAEEGSSIRAEDSEEARDDVNDEIDGVYIENTIAELTEETGTGDLKSSEMNAEILGNHDIEEKEVTSEIQSTTNLHSASDNKPVYVNGKNDGKSIATVAGSSTRRHSTLEDPNFVENYFKNSRLHFIGTWRNRYRKRFHGSSNGLKWADSGQNAAEMAKKSTIIHIDLVISSI; encoded by the exons atgaaacGTAGCGTGGGTTCGAATTCTTCAAACAATCGTGGCAGTGGGAGTAACAAGAAGGCTAAGAAGAAGAATCCGAGTAATCAGAAAACCCTAGGCGCCGCATGGGGCGCTGCTTCTTCTCGTTCTTCTTTCCGGTCTTCTCCTTTCTCCGATTTCGGAAG ttaCATGGAAGTGAAGAATCGGAAACTTCAGAACCAATTTGAGACTGAGGCTTCCGCTTCTTCTCACGGTGTTTCGGGTTCTGAGAAACTTATTTTCCAAGGAGTTTCAATCTTTGTGGATGGTTTCACCTTTCCTTCCCATCAG GAGTTGAAAGGATACATGATGAAGTATGGTGGAAGATTCGAGAACTACTTCTCTAGGCGTTCTGTAACACATATCATCTGCAGCAACCTTCCAGATAGTAAAGTCAAGAATCTACG GGCATTCAGCAGAGGGTTACCTGTTGTGAAACCCACATGGATAGTGGACTCTATCTCTGCCAACAGACTTCTGGGCT GGGTTCCTTACCAGCTAGATCAACTGAATGATACCCAGCCAAAGTTGTCTGCCTTTTTTGCACCCAGAAGCCATTTGACCCCTCAGATGGCTTCGCTGGTTACATCTTGTCAGCCTGATACTGGATACAGTGAAGCTGAAGAAGGAAGTTCAATTAGAGCTGAAGATTCAGAGGAAGCAAGAGACGACGTTAATGATGAGATTGACGGCGTTTATATCGAGAACACTATTGCAGAATTGACAGAAGAAACAGGAACTGGTGACCTGAAATCTTCTGAAATGAATGCAGAAATACTTGGTAATCATgacatagaagaaaaagaagttacaAGTGAAATTCAATCCACTACCAATCTTCATTCCGCTTCAGACAACAAGCCCGTTTATGTAAATGGGAAGAATGATGGCAAATCGATTGCAACCGTTGCTGGATCTTCTACAAGGCGTCATTCAACTCTCGAGGATCCCAATTTCGTGGAAAACTACTTTAAG AATTCAAGGCTGCATTTTATTGGAACATGGAGAAACAGGTACCGTAAAAGATTTCATGGCTCTTCCAATGGACTGAAATGGGCAGATTCTGGTCAGAATGCAGCTGAAATGGCCAAGAAGTCAACCATTATCCACATTGATTTGGTAATTTCCTCAATCTAG
- the LOC104728593 gene encoding uncharacterized protein LOC104728593, translating into MYRFERENRRLERQAMDNNSPPPAGHNGNDQHNDDQAPLHPPRQPRVIGTFDQPNIHGNRMRIRAPPVENNNYEIKSSLISMVQSSKFHGLPMEDPLDHLDQLDMMCGTVKINGISEDAFKLRLFPFSLGDRARTWEKNLPVGSVTSWDQCKRAFLSKFFSTTRTARLRNDISSFAQKENESFCEAWERFKSYTMQCPHHGFSKESLLSTLYRGVLPKIRMLLDTTSNGNFLGQEVDVGMTLVENLAQSDGNYGEDYDRTPRDHSDMNEQHRKEIKALNDKMDKMILVNQKPVHFVTESDVYQGYQEGVEACVERQEKVNYVGGQGYNKFNPNYRNHPNLSYRSTNVENPQDQSYPPQKPPGFPSQPNYQPKPQGNYQAKPQTYSQPQQQMNTPHLQGQGDDTNALLRQILEGQGRNAIEIATQMKNMHHKVENVYGELNAKIERLETQVQGQTSSSSPKQMGSLPGKPEPNPKEYINAIMLRSGKQLATNGLNRDIETKGGEVVADIKDEDELVVKDLGKEK; encoded by the coding sequence ATGTATCGTTTTGAGCGAGAGAATCGCCGGTTAGAAAGACAAGCTATGGACAACAACTCTCCACCTCCTGCTGGTCATAATGGAAATGACCAGCACAATGATGACCAAGCTCCTCTCCATCCTCCAAGACAACCAAGAGTCATTGGAACTTTTGATCAACCAAACATTCATGGGAACCGCATGAGAATTAGAGCACCTCCTGTTGAGAACAATAACTATGAGATCAAGTCAAGTCTTATCAGCATGGTGCAAAGCTCAAAGTTTCATGGTTTGCCTATGGAAGACCCTCTTGACCATTTAGATCAGTTGGACATGATGTGTGGGACAGTGAAAATCAATGGTATCTCTGAAGATGCATTCAAGCTCCGCCTCTTTCCGTTTTCTCTTGGAGATAGAGCTAGGACTTGGGAGAAGAACCTACCTGTGGGATCAGTCACCTCTTGGGATCAATGCAAGAGAGCTTTCCTATCCAAGTTTTTCTCTACTACAAGAACAGCAAGGTTAAGGAATGACATATCAAGCTTTGCTCAAAAGGaaaatgagagtttttgtgaagcatgggagagattcaagagCTATACTAtgcaatgtcctcatcatggtttctccaAGGAGTCTCTTCTCAGCACATTATACAGAGGGGTGCTACCaaagataaggatgttgcttGACACAACAAGTAATGGTAACTTTCTTGGCCAAGAGGTTGATGTTGGTATGACTTTGGTGGAGAATCTTGCACAAAGTGATGGAAACTATGGGgaggattatgatagaactCCAAGAGATCATTCCGATATGAATGAGCAGCACCGCAAGGAGATCAAAGCATTGAATGACAAGATGGATAAAATGATTCTTGTCAATCAAAAGCCAGTCCACTTTGTTACAGAGAGTGATGTCTATCAAGGGTATCAAGAAGGTGTGGAAGCTTGTGTTGAAAGACAAGAAAAGGTCAATTATGTAGGTGGACAAGGgtataacaagttcaatccCAATTACCGCAACCACCCTAACCTCTCTTACCGCAGCACCAATGTggagaacccacaagatcagAGTTATCCACCACAAAAACCACCTGGTTTTCCTTCCCAACCCAACTATCAGCCAAAACCTCAAGGGAACTATCAAGCTAAGCCTCAAACCTATTCCCAACCTCAGCAACAAATGAATACACCACACCTTCAAGGTCAAGGAGATGACACAAATGCTCTACTTAGACAAATCCTAGAAGGCCAAGGGAGAAATGCCATTGAAATTGCCACACAAATGAAGAACATGCACCACAAGGTTGAGAATGTTTATGGTGAGTTAAATGCTAAGATTGAAAGGTTGGAAACACAAGTCCAGGGAcaaacttcttcctcttcaccaaaACAAATGGGTTCATTACCAGGAAAACCAGAACCAAATCCCAAAGAGTACATCAATGCCATAATGCTGAGGAGTGGTAAACAACTAGCTACTAATGGTCTCAATAGGGACATTGAGACTAAAGGAGGGGAGGTAGTGGCTGATATTAAAGATGAGGATGAGTTGGTAGTGAAAGACTTgggtaaagaaaaataa
- the LOC104728594 gene encoding uncharacterized protein LOC104728594, producing MYRFERENRRLERQAMDNNSPPPAGHNGNDQHNDDQAPLHPPRQPRVIGTFDQPNIHGNRMRIRAPPVENNNYEIKSSLISMVQSSKFHGLPMEDPLDHLDQLDMMCGTVKINGISEDAFKLRLFPFSLGDRARTWEKNLPVGSVTSWDQCKRAFLSKFFSTTRTARLRNDISSFAQKENESFCEAWERFKSYTMQCPHHGFSKESLLSTLYRGVLPKIRMLLDTTSNGNFLGQEVDVGMTLVENLAQSDGNYGEDYDRTPRDHSDMNEQHRKEIKALNDKMDKMILVNQKPVHFVTESDVYQGYQEGVEACVERQEKVNYVGGQGYNKFNPNYRNHPNLSYRSTNVENPQDQSYPPQKPPGFPSQPNYQPKPQGNYQAKPQTYSQPQQQMNTPHLQGQGDDTNALLRQILEGQGRNAIEIATQMKNMHHKVENVYGELNAKIERLETQVQGQTSSSSPKQMGSLPGKPEPNPKEYINAIMLRSGKQLATNGLNRDIETKGGEVVADIKDEDELVVKDLGKEK from the coding sequence ATGTATCGTTTTGAGCGAGAGAATCGCCGGTTAGAAAGACAAGCTATGGACAACAACTCTCCACCTCCTGCTGGTCATAATGGAAATGACCAGCACAATGATGACCAAGCTCCTCTCCATCCTCCAAGACAACCAAGAGTCATTGGAACTTTTGATCAACCAAACATTCATGGGAACCGCATGAGAATTAGAGCACCTCCTGTTGAGAACAATAACTATGAGATCAAGTCAAGTCTTATCAGCATGGTGCAAAGCTCAAAGTTTCATGGTTTGCCTATGGAAGACCCTCTTGACCATTTAGATCAGTTGGACATGATGTGTGGGACAGTGAAAATCAATGGTATCTCTGAAGATGCATTCAAGCTCCGCCTCTTTCCGTTTTCTCTTGGAGATAGAGCTAGGACTTGGGAGAAGAACCTACCAGTGGGATCAGTCACCTCTTGGGATCAATGCAAGAGAGCTTTCCTATCCAAGTTTTTCTCTACTACAAGAACAGCAAGGTTAAGGAATGACATATCAAGCTTTGCTCAAAAGGaaaatgagagtttttgtgaagcatgggagagattcaagagCTATACTAtgcaatgtcctcatcatggtttctccaAGGAGTCTCTTCTCAGCACATTATACAGAGGGGTGCTACCaaagataaggatgttgcttGACACAACAAGTAATGGTAACTTTCTTGGCCAAGAGGTTGATGTTGGTATGACTTTGGTGGAGAATCTTGCACAAAGTGATGGAAACTATGGGgaggattatgatagaactCCAAGAGATCATTCCGATATGAATGAGCAGCACCGCAAGGAGATCAAAGCATTGAATGACAAGATGGATAAAATGATTCTTGTCAATCAAAAGCCAGTCCACTTTGTTACAGAGAGTGATGTCTATCAAGGGTATCAAGAAGGTGTGGAAGCTTGTGTTGAAAGACAAGAAAAGGTCAATTATGTAGGTGGACAAGGgtataacaagttcaatccCAATTACCGCAACCACCCTAACCTCTCTTACCGCAGCACCAATGTggagaacccacaagatcagAGTTATCCACCACAAAAACCACCTGGTTTTCCTTCCCAACCCAACTATCAGCCAAAACCTCAAGGGAACTATCAAGCTAAGCCTCAAACCTATTCCCAACCTCAGCAACAAATGAATACACCACACCTTCAAGGTCAAGGAGATGACACAAATGCTCTACTTAGACAAATCCTAGAAGGCCAAGGGAGAAATGCCATTGAAATTGCCACACAAATGAAGAACATGCACCACAAGGTTGAGAATGTTTATGGTGAGTTAAATGCTAAGATTGAAAGGTTGGAAACACAAGTCCAGGGAcaaacttcttcctcttcaccaaaACAAATGGGTTCATTACCAGGAAAACCAGAACCAAATCCCAAAGAGTACATCAATGCCATAATGCTGAGGAGTGGTAAACAACTAGCTACTAATGGTCTCAATAGGGACATTGAGACTAAAGGAGGGGAGGTAGTGGCTGATATTAAAGATGAGGATGAGTTGGTAGTGAAAGACTTgggtaaagaaaaataa